One genomic window of Dama dama isolate Ldn47 chromosome 7, ASM3311817v1, whole genome shotgun sequence includes the following:
- the GNMT gene encoding glycine N-methyltransferase → MVDSVYRTRSLGVAAEGLPDQYADGEAARVWQLYIGDTRSRTAEYKAWLLQLLRQHGCQRVLDVACGTGVDSIMLVEEGFNVTSVDASDKMLKYALKERWNRRHDPAFDKWVIEEANWMTLDKDVPQPPGGGFDAVICLGNSFAHLPDCKGDQSEHRLALSNIASMVRSGGVLVIDHRNYDHILSTGCAPPGKNIYYKSDLTKDITTSVLTVNNKAHMVTLDYTVQVPGTGQSGSPGLSKFRLSYYPHCLASFTELLRTAFGGKCQHSVLGDFKPYKPGQAYIPCYFIHVLKKMA, encoded by the exons ATGGTGGACAGCGTGTACCGGACCCGCTCCCTGGGGGTGGCGGCTGAAGGGCTCCCGGACCAGTACGCGGACGGAGAGGCGGCGCGCGTGTGGCAGCTGTACATCGGGGACACCCGCAGCCGCACCGCGGAGTACAAGGCCTGGCTGCTCCAGCTACTGCGCCAGCACGGCTGCCAGCGGGTGCTCGACGTGGCCTGCGGCACCGG GGTGGACTCCATCATGCTGGTGGAAGAGGGCTTCAATGTGACAAGCGTGGATGCCAGTGACAAGATGCTGAAGTATGCTCTCAAGGAGCGCTGGAACCGGAGGCACGATCCTGCCTTTGACAAGTGGG tcATTGAAGAAGCTAACTGGATGACTCTGGACAAAGACGTGCCCCAGCCACCAGGGGGTGGCTTTGATGCTgtcatttgccttggaaacagttTTGCCCACTTGCCAGACTGCaaag GGGACCAGAGTGAGCACCGGCTGGCCCTGAGTAACATCGCGAGCATGGTGCGGTCAGGGGGCGTGCTGGTCATTGATCACCGCAACTACGACCACATCCTCAGCACAGGGTGCGCACCTCCAGGAAAAAACATCTACTATAAG AGTGACTTGACCAAGGACATCACGACGTCAGTGCTGACCGTGAACAACAAGGCCCACATGGTGACCCTGGATTACACGGTGCAGGTGCCGGGGACAGGCCAGAGCGGTTCTCCTGGCTTGAG TAAGTTCCGGCTCTCCTACTACCCTCACTGCCTGGCATCCTTTACCGAGTTGCTTCGAACAGCCTTCGGGGGCAAGTGCCAGCACAGCGTCCTGGGCGACTTCAAACCTTACAAGCCGGGCCAGGCCTACATTCCCTGCTATTTCATCCACGTGCTCAAGAAGATGGCCTGA
- the PTCRA gene encoding pre T-cell antigen receptor alpha, protein MAESWLLLFLALGCPTLPTEGTSLLRPAQQGVGSTPFPSLAPPITLLVDGKQQTLVVCLVLDIAPPGFECPIWFSAGNGSSLDAFTYGPSPAEDGTWTRLAQLSLHSEELAAWDTLVCHMGPGAGDHSQSTQPLRLSGDASSARTCLWEPLGGTPALVLRLGALRLLLFKLLLLDVLLTCSRFRAPPAAREGPAGASGPGAPSLPAPAEVPQADSRLLSQPPPPQGSSAGPADRIRRSHGGTTGRGLSVSASPALVPRDRRRRRRRVHTRRPGRDPRNPVWEEGPPVLRAWSSGPAFSLPTSSLGAFLYTLPPPADPSFPGG, encoded by the exons ATGGCCGAGTCTTGGTTGCTGCTTTTCCTGGCCCTCGGGTGTCCAACCCTGCCCACAG aGGGAACCTCTCTCCTGAGGCCAGCACAACAAG GCGTGGGCAGCACACCCTTCCCCTCTCTGGCCCCACCAATCACACTGCTGGTGGACGGGAAGCAGCAGACGCTGGTGGTCTGCCTGGTCCTCGACATTGCACCCCCTGGCTTTGAGTGTCCCATCTGGTTCTCAGCTGGCAATGGCAGCTCACTGGATGCCTTCACCTATGGCCCTTCCCCGGCGGAGGATGGCACCTGGACTCGCTTGGCTCAGCTCTCCCTGCACTCCGAGGAGCTGGCAGCCTGGGACACCTTGGTCTGCCACATGGGGCCTGGAGCTGGGGACCACAGCCAGAGTACACAGCCCCTACGGCTGTCAG GAGACGCTTCCTCGGCCAGGACCTGCCTCTGGGAGCCTCTAGGGG GGACGCCGGCCCTGGTGCTGCGCCTCGGGGCGCTGCGGCTGCTGCTCTTCAAGCTGCTGCTGTTGGACGTGCTGCTGACCTGCAGCCGCTTCCGCGCCCCTCCCGCCGCGCGGGAGGGCCCAGCCGGGGCGTCTGGCCCTGGGGCCCCCAGTCTCCCCGCGCCCGCCGAGGTCCCCCAGGCGGATAGCCGCCTCCTCTCGCAGCCTCCGCCGCCCCAAGGATCGTCCGCAGGCCCCGCCGACCGGATTCGCCGCAGTCATGGCGGGACCACAGGCCGAGGTCTCAGCGTGTCCGCCTCGCCGGCGCTGGTGCCCCGggaccgccgccgccgccgccgccgggttCACACCCGCCGTCCGGGTCGGGATCCCAGGAACCCAGTCTGGGAGGAGGGGCCGCCGGTTCTCAGGGCCTGGAGCTCAGGacccgccttcagtcttcccaCCTCAAGCCTTGGAGCATTTCTCTATACTCTGCCTCCTCCAGCTGACCCGAGCTTCCCCGGGGGTTAG
- the CNPY3 gene encoding protein canopy homolog 3, which yields MEPLPEPVSGPRPRAHRLLLLSLLLLLLLLLPAPELGPREARAEDTDWVRLPSKCEVCKYVAVELKSAFEETGKTKEVIDTGYGILDRKASGVKYTKSDLRLIEVTETICKRLLDYSLHKERTGSNRFAKGMSETFETLHNLVHKGVKVVMDIPYELWNETSAEVADLKKQCDVLVEEFEEVIEDWYRNHQEEDLTQFLCANHVLKGKDASCLAEQWSGKKGDTAALGGKKSKKKSSRAKALGGGSSKQRKELGGLEGDPSPEEDEGIQKASPLTHSAPDEL from the exons ATGGAGCCGTTACCTGAGCCCGTGTCCGGGCCCCGACCCAGGGCCCACCGTCTTCTGCTTCTTTCCctgctattgctgctgctgctgctactgccggCCCCGGAGCTGGGCCCCAGGGAGGCCCGAGCCGAGGACACCGACTGGGTTCGACTGCCCAGCAAATGCGAAg TGTGTAAATATGTCGCCGTGGAGCTGAAGTCAGCCTTTGAGGAAACTGGCAAGACCAAGGAGGTGATCGACACAGGCTATGGCATCCTGGACCGGAAGGCCTCAGGCGTCAAATATACCAAGTC GGACTTAAGGTTAATCGAAGTCACGGAGACCATTTGCAAGCGGCTCCTGGACTACAGCCTGCACAAGGAGAGGACTGGCAGCAACCGATTCGCTAAG GGCATGTCAGAGACCTTCGAGACACTACACAACCTGGTGCACAAAGGGGTCAAGGTGGTGATGGACATCCCCTACGAGCTGTGGAACGAGACCTCGGCAGAGGTGGCTGACCTCAAGAAGCAG TGCGACGTCCTGGTAGAAGAGTTTGAGGAGGTGATCGAGGACTGGTACAGGAACCATCAGGAGGAAGACCTGACTCAGTTCCTCTGCGCCAACCACGTGCTGAAGGGCAAGGACGCCA gCTGCCTGGCAGAGCAGTGGTCTGGCAAGAAGGGGGACACAGCTGCCCTGGGAGGCaagaaatccaagaagaagaGCAGCCGGGCCAAGGCCCTGGGCGGCGGCAGCAGCAAACAGAGGAAGGAGCTGGGCGGCCTCGAGGGAGACCCCAGCCCCGAGGAGGACGAGGGCATCCAGAAGGCTTCCCCGCTCACACACAGCGCCCCAGATGAGCTCTGA